The following proteins are co-located in the BD1-7 clade bacterium genome:
- the rnfH gene encoding Protein RnfH — translation MIKIEIAYALPEVQKIVEVDVEEGTVALDAAMQSDITKFFPDLDVENSKMGIFGKAIKPKTQVLVDGDRIEIYRGLISDPKASRKARADKAKAKKTDK, via the coding sequence ATGATTAAAATAGAAATTGCATACGCATTGCCTGAAGTGCAAAAAATTGTAGAAGTGGATGTTGAGGAAGGCACTGTGGCACTGGATGCTGCGATGCAGTCTGATATTACTAAGTTCTTTCCGGACTTAGATGTTGAAAATTCGAAGATGGGAATCTTTGGCAAGGCCATCAAACCGAAAACGCAGGTGTTGGTTGATGGTGATCGGATTGAAATTTATCGTGGCCTGATTTCGGATCCAAAGGCGTCACGGAAAGCACGAGCGGACAAAGCCAAAGCGAAAAAAACCGATAAATAA